The Candidatus Methylomirabilota bacterium genome includes a window with the following:
- a CDS encoding tyrosine-type recombinase/integrase gives RGPRAASMSGLQGRTGPGRGVSTLPVPTSTVTALARAMRVQSTRAENMPLAQTVDPFLTWLENRGRSPHTIRGYASDLREFIPFAEQIGCPRPHDLSFREIELYMAMLRERGAAPATINRAVSTLSALWIFLRREGVATNDATRDVISLKEPVRLPVYLPQDEQERLLAGLARLRTPLGRRDHAVFGTFLFCGLRLEELVRVRLDALDLESCRLRVIGKGDKQRQLPVVRRLRRILEAYLRDARPQLVADTTLPWLFVNANGDRGGYRARRPGEPLVTRSVYRLVVERSEEILGRRVHPHALRHSFASRLRSRGADLQEVQELLGHSSITTTLMYSHINPASLARMEELLK, from the coding sequence ACGAGGCCCGCGAGCTGCCTCGATGAGCGGTTTGCAAGGCCGAACCGGCCCCGGCCGCGGAGTGAGCACGCTGCCTGTTCCAACGTCCACCGTGACGGCTCTGGCCCGGGCGATGCGGGTGCAGAGCACCCGAGCCGAGAACATGCCGCTCGCGCAGACCGTCGACCCCTTCCTCACGTGGCTTGAGAACCGCGGCCGCTCGCCCCATACGATCCGTGGCTACGCGTCGGATCTGCGTGAATTCATCCCGTTCGCTGAGCAGATCGGCTGCCCGCGGCCGCATGACCTCAGCTTCCGTGAAATCGAGTTGTACATGGCCATGCTACGGGAGCGCGGGGCGGCGCCAGCCACGATCAACCGAGCCGTCTCGACCCTGTCGGCGCTCTGGATATTCTTGCGTCGCGAGGGCGTCGCGACCAATGACGCGACTCGCGACGTCATCTCGCTCAAGGAGCCGGTGCGCCTTCCGGTCTATCTGCCACAGGACGAGCAGGAGCGTTTGCTCGCCGGCCTCGCCCGCCTGCGGACGCCACTCGGCCGGCGCGATCATGCCGTCTTCGGCACGTTCCTATTCTGCGGCCTGCGCCTTGAGGAGCTCGTGCGTGTGCGGCTCGATGCACTCGATCTGGAAAGCTGCCGACTGCGGGTCATCGGCAAAGGTGACAAGCAAAGGCAGCTCCCCGTCGTCCGGCGACTCCGTCGAATTCTCGAAGCCTACCTGCGGGACGCGCGCCCCCAGCTCGTCGCGGATACGACGCTGCCGTGGCTCTTCGTGAATGCCAACGGAGACCGGGGCGGCTACCGAGCACGGCGTCCTGGAGAACCCTTAGTGACCAGGAGTGTCTACCGGCTCGTGGTCGAGCGCTCCGAGGAGATTCTCGGGCGCCGGGTCCATCCGCACGCGCTTCGGCATTCGTTCGCCAGCCGACTGCGAAGCCGGGGCGCGGACCTGCAAGAGGTTCAAGAACTGCTCGGCCATTCCAGCATCACGACGACGCTGATGTATTCCCACATCAACCCCGCGAGTCTCGCGCGGATGGAGGAACTTCTCAAATGA